One Physeter macrocephalus isolate SW-GA chromosome 19, ASM283717v5, whole genome shotgun sequence genomic window carries:
- the LOC102990935 gene encoding 60S ribosomal protein L31-like has translation MASAKKGGEKKCQSTINEVVTKEHSINIHKYIQGVGFKKRTPRALKKIWKFAMKKMGTPDLHIDTRLKKAVWAKGIRNVPYHICVQLSSKCNEDVDSPNKLYMLVTYVPVPTFKNLQIVSVYEN, from the coding sequence ATGGCTTCCGCAAAGAAGGGTGGCGAGAAGAAGTGTCAGTCCACCATCAATGAGGTGGTGACCAAAGAACACTCTATCAACATTCACAAGTACATACAAGGAGTGGGTTTCAAGAAGCGTACCCCTCGGGCACtcaaaaaaatctggaaatttgCCATGAAAAAGATGGGAACTCCAGATTTACACATTGACACCAGGCTCAAGAAAGCTGTCTGGGCCAAAGGAATAAGGAATGTCCCATACCATATCTGTGTGCAGTTGTCCAGTAAGTGTAATGAAGATGTAGATTCACCAAACAAGCTCTATATGTTGGTTACCTATGTACCTGTCCCCACTTTCAAAAATCTACAGATAGTTAGTGTGTATGAGAATTAA